A genomic region of Papaver somniferum cultivar HN1 chromosome 7, ASM357369v1, whole genome shotgun sequence contains the following coding sequences:
- the LOC113299175 gene encoding F-box protein At5g52880-like — protein sequence MSDTLERYQKLRLRESLSRVYDYPSVCNELSFILRGVYAKVSKNLQSIIFEDTLSAIRLLPQVDTCRGKVAANLLLQAAEAVLPKQKRTSAVAEFKHAVVEYKRRCKGQKNEEGSAESAQLPQDVLIHLFSFLDMQSLVTVGLVCWSWSFAANENHLWQLQYATYFRSSDDHSKQIGKLAVDWSTASYKMEASNCLKTVYDWKKAFKISYAEKFPSKILSNRGYCGHGKSIVWLSNMKCTNVHHALILEGQQTKLISSPQVVEYLLKDSLSTCSSSDSENDSDGDSVSKLWAYQKYRKHIGSSRKKSFDG from the exons atgtCGGATACTTTAGAGAGATACCAAAAATTAAGATTGAGAGAATctttatctagggtttatgattaccCATCAGTCTGCAACGAGCTTAGCTTTATCTTAAGAGGTGTTTACGCCAAGGTTTCAAAGAATCTCCAGTCGATCATCTTTGAGGACACTCTTTCTGCTATTCGACTCCTCCCCCA GGTGGATACATGTAGGGGAAAGGTAGCAGCTAATCTCCTCTTACAAGCAGCAGAGGCAGTGTTGCCCAAACAGAAGAGAACCTCGGCAGTTGCAGAGTTCAAGCATGCTGTAGTTGAATATAAAAGACGTTGTAAAGGTCAGAAGAATGAAGAAG GTTCAGCAGAATCAGCACAACTACCCCAAGATGTTCTAATCCATCTCTTCAGTTTCCTGGATATGCAATCTTTGGTTACCGTTGGTTTAGTTTGTTG GTCTTGGAGCTTTGCAGCAAATGAGAACCATCTCTGGCAGTTACAATATGCTACTTACTTTAGGAGTTCAGATGATCACAGTAAGCAGATTGGTAAACTGGCAGTGGACTGGAGTACGGCTTCATATAAGATGGAAGCAAGCAATTGCCTGAAAACTGTTTATGACTGGAAAAAAGCCTTTAAAATATCATATGCAG AAAAATTTCCTTCAAAGATCTTGTCAAATAGGGGATACTGTGGGCATGGTAAGTCAATAGTTTGGCTTAGTAATATGAAGTGTACCAACGTGCACCATGCACTAATACTTGAAGGACAGCAAACAAAGCTGATATCGTCACCGCAG GTTGTCGAGTATCTGCTCAAGGACTCTTTATCAACATGTTCATCTTCAGATAGTGAAAATGATTCAGATGGAGATTCTGTATCCAAGCTATGGGCCTACCAGAAATACCGGAAACATATAGGAAGCTCCAGGAAGAAGAGCTTTGATGGctga